CAATACATTGGCCGGGGCGTTTTATTGTAAAAATGGGTAGGTACATATTCTAAATGAAACCGGCAGACTTTTAAGTCTGCCGGTTCAGGTCTCTCGTTTATTTAATAATAATTTTTCTGGAGTAGGTTTTGCCTTCTTTCGTCTTAAGATTCATAATGTAAACACCATCCGGCTGTCTGGTCTCAAATGTATTGGATTTGAGTTGGGTGCGGAATACCTCTTTTCCTGAAGTATTGGTCAGAGTAACTTCAGAACCTTCTGCAGGAATATTTTTGTCAAGAGTGATCTGCCCGCCTTCATGATGTGCCGTAAAGTTGATATACGGATCTTTGTACTGATATCCATAATACACCCTAAGCTCACCACCAAGGCTCAATAGTCCTGCGTTGGCATTGATCTTAATACGGTCAAACGGAATATTCATGGTAAGCTCAATCTCCCCTTTGCTCGGATCACCGGCGTTAAGCTTCAGGATATTATTGTTGAGGTTGGTATAGTCATTATTCGAAACATCTCCATTGAATGTTTCAATAGATACCCCTCCCAGAA
This portion of the Chryseobacterium arthrosphaerae genome encodes:
- a CDS encoding T9SS type A sorting domain-containing protein gives rise to the protein MKNNLLVRQHAIKAALSASFLFLMSAVSSAQITKIYANNQTSQVYGICIGCGVLNPLNAIGSNENDYSTLQVSIGLLARTEQTLIFPASNINNNTNKLVIGIGSNGTPLTAQVLGGVSIETFNGDVSNNDYTNLNNNILKLNAGDPSKGEIELTMNIPFDRIKINANAGLLSLGGELRVYYGYQYKDPYINFTAHHEGGQITLDKNIPAEGSEVTLTNTSGKEVFRTQLKSNTFETRQPDGVYIMNLKTKEGKTYSRKIIIK